The window tataatcatcgaatatttgccccaatttgtcctcttgaattccatctttatcttcatattgtgatctcccctacttttaaagacaccactcaaacttatacgtctactaatgtcattccttgccatctcttcactgacacctcgaaacataccacttagtcgagcagctcgtattctttctcccaagtcttcccaccccaaaatttgtaacatttatgtaacgctactcttttgtcgggaatcacccagaacaaatcgagctgcttttctttggattttttcccagttctcgaatcaagtaatcctggtgagggtcccatgcactggaaccatacaatatttggggtcttaccagagacttgtatgccctctcctttacatctttatgacaacacctaaacaccctgtaccctttatttactatcccatttatgttattcccccaatgaaggtctttccttatattaacacttatgtacttacaatgatccccaaaaggaactttcacaccatcaaagcagtaattaaagctgagaggaattttcctatttgtgaaactcccaagctgacttttaagcccgtttttcatcataccaatgcctgctgtccatctcacgacattatcgaggtcatgttgcagttgctcattatcttgtaacttattattacttattattactttatacagaataacatcatccagaaaacccttatctctgataccacttctttactcatatcatttacatgtaTTAGGAAACATAAAAGTCCATTAATACTCCTTTAGAAATTCCCCTataaattattacagggtcaggaaaagcttcgcctactctaattctctgagatctactttccaGAAGTATAGCAATCCATTCAATCACTcctttatctagtccaattgcactcatgtttgtcagtagtctcccatgatccactctagcAAATGCCTTAggcaagtcaatcgcgatacagtccatttgacctcctgaatccaagatatctgctatatcttgctggaatcttacaagctgagcttcagtggaataaccttttctaaaccccgAACTATCTTCtatcgaagcagttattaatttctcaaacatgtttaatataatcagaaagaatgctttcccaaagcttacatgcaatgcatgtcaaactgactagcctgtaattttcagctttatgtctatcacccgttcctttatacacaggggctactatagcaactctccattcatttagtatagctccttcaagcaaaaaaataatcaaataactacttcagatagGGTACTACATACTGTAATCCCAgactattgtctttagtatatccccagaaatcttatccattccagacgattttctagttttcatttttgtatataattgtaaatggCATCGTCAACATAGGtacatttttatacttctttagtattagtcacctcccctatctggacagtATCCTTGTAACTAACCGTCCTTACATACTAATGACTGATTACtcgtgccttttgaagatcctaacattcacactcaccttgttcattaataattcttggaatgtccttcttggaatctgtttctgcctttcttccatttttcactaaaatttgtatatgtgccaattatgcttgccatcatgttatccttagctggcttctttgctagattcaatttccaagtaagttccttcattttcttatttccacagccatttctaactctatttctttccaatctgcaccttcttcttagtctctttatttctctgttattataATGTGGGTTTTTACCATTCTATCCACTTTTTACTCAAGAATCCGCGTTTGTTGGGGACAAAGGTTTTAGGAAGTAAATTTATTAGGAATAATGGATTGTCTGCTAATCAGAGATATCCAGTCGTTGTTAAAAATAGTCGTCCGTGCGAGAACTAGGACAATTTCCCCAAGAGCCACATTATGCATTACATCATCCAAGCCTCAGGTAGAACATCTCCGTTAACTCCAGGAAATAACGGCTTTTGAAATCTGCATTATTTCGAGGGAAGTGCTGAATAGTGATCTGAAGAATCCATAAGAGGAGAAAATCAGCGGTTGCATAATATTTCACTCGGTTGGTATAATCCCGCCTAATGTATGTGAACATCCAATAAACATGAGAATACCCtgatatgttgttaataataataataataataataataataataataataataataataataataataataatgccgggctgagttcctcagacggtggaggcgctggacTTCTctcccaaacttggcaggttcgattctgactcagtccggcggtagtattcgaaggtgcgcaaatacgtaagCCTCATATCGGTATATTTGTTGGCACAtagaagaactcatgcgggactaaattccggcacctcaatgtctccgaaaaccgtaaaagagtatttaaagggacgtaaagcgaataacatagcaataataataataataataataataataataatatcatcttgaTCTAAATGCATATAATCATAAGGCTCCCGTGTCTTTACGTACATTATATGaggaaaatttattttattatcataCGTGATACTGATCATCTAAAGGATGTTTTCCATTGGTGTTAGTCTACGCTTTCGTGTGCGTAAAGATGGAAAATTGATGGAAATttttcaaccaaactacatatttgaaTTCTACTCATTCGGGATTGTTTTATTAGGTGTATATGACTTCATGGTCATCACATGGATTTACGGTTTACAGGAAAATTGTTCCCAAATATCTTCAATAACATTAAGTCTATCAAGAGGCTGCATAACAAACGTTTAAGACTATGCTATTTCCGTTCATCTATGCTATATACGTTTTTATCGTGCGATGGATAATAACGAACATGATTACGAAATATTGTATACTTAGTTCAAGTCCCATCGTGCacgtcgtgcatgtcacttcaaggtagaTTAACAGGTTCGTTGTAGTATGTACCAAAGTCGGGTATTTTTCCTGTTATCTTACGTTTTTAAACTCTGATAATATCATTATAATGTAtcacgctcacttctgtattcaccacagaatttgatatctcggtttaccaaaactgtGTTTTCGTTCCAGTTTTAGTTTGAACACTGTATTTTTTATAATGACGAACATAAAATAAATGACTACGTGCTGCGACCATTATTCGAAAAGTttgcttttgctatttgcttttttttttgctaggggctttacgtcgcaccgacacagataggtcttatggcgacgatgggataggaaaggcctaggagttggaaggaagtggccgtggccttaattaaggtacagccccagcatttgcctggtgtgaaaatgggaaaccacggaaaaccatcttcagggctgccgatagtgggattcgaacctactatctcccggatgcaagctcacagccgcgcgcctctacgcgcacggccaactcgcccggtctatttgctttttaacgtcccactaacacatcaaagattctCGGTGACACTAGGATGAGAAAGTGGTAGTATTgtaaaggtagtggccgtggccttaattaaggtaaaaccgcGGCATTTTCCtcgtatggaaatgggaaaccatgaaaaaccatctttagggctaccgacggtggttATCGAAAAGTAAACATGTTGATAAATAGGTTTGgtattttcaaatatattttaaaagaagagttctgtctgtacattgttcaaaatttttaaaaaattctacttttgTATCGATCATATCCACAATAACTAGGTAAGACACTTTGCAATTTTTCGTCAtctgtgtatgtatgtttgtatgtatgtaggcGCATCGCGAAAAAATGGCTGGAGGGAATCTAACGAAAATCGGTGTATAAAGCCGcagaataagtctctacaatatagactataaataattttattcacgctgagtgaaatggtagttgagggtaaggcctaaaatttaattgtcatggCTACCTATGTTGTTGGtaatcctattgataaatactgcattactgaagttatatagaattgcatttccgatcatttatatcatatatatttttaccgtaccggctatgatgaaaGAGATAGTCATGAACTtcgattttttgttgctaagtccatatcaacgctgaaccACGAAAAATTAGAAcgatatttaatgaaaatcggcatgtgaagTCAGGCAATAAGGCATAAATaaggttataaattattttattcacgcatTATGAAATCGTAGTTTATGAGACggagtctaaaatttaattttgaaatttctgTTACTAATCCTACGGAAAAGCAGCATATAATAAAACTTACAGAGAGTACAGcctctgatcatttatgtcttatccaATTTTACGATACCGACTATGATTACAGAATTAATGAATTTATACATTCGTagcttagttcatatcaacgccgagtgatagattttgtcatgattgtcttaaggtataAAACCACGTGACCTTCGCTCCATATCGACAACAAAAATCTTGAAGATGATTATACAAATCCAAGACTCACAACCTGACACCTTTCCGGGCCCCTTAGCCCTTCGAATTgtgatataaatgaggaaattgcAACTCAGTGTTGGAAACATTCTAGGGtaagagctacgaattttaggcaaataaaatataatatatgtagtatgtgaatatattctttattaattcctagatattacaatccttttttaatcatcgttatccggtcgattggattagcagtttgcctttttctaccactacgagcactaatgtgagtcaatgcacagagcccttataaccacattcggtgtgGCCTTTTTTCATAAAATCAAAAACGCTTgtggatattgaaccaaggaaaacattacagaaagtgttatgtaagtaagttaatttggctaggatttgaataaagatGAAGAcaagaaagaaacaagtgattttaggctgaaatttcggaactgcatttagaccggaagttattttcaatttttttaaaaatttgatagagctatccaagactcacaatttgaaactttccgctccctttagcctttcaacttgtgatataattgaggaaattgcttaattttacgtttttttgtaGTATGgagccgggcttagagctaactactctagcacatcaatgccgaggttacggatagtcgaAGGCTTTAactcccacccctccaagggccttcatggtctgtatggagatgacATTGCTTACTTTGAATTAGTAGTAGGCGGACCCTTACTTTGTCTATTAAGAAATATTTGGAAGAACCGCAaagaaacgatcgcttgaagaacaaGAGAAGAGAAGAGGGAGTCTTGAAAGAAGAAATTCCCTTTCCATCAGATGCAGTAATATTACAGAGtcggaaaaaactaaatgtgaaggcctacaatatcgaaatctcataaaactgatcaacaataacattacgctgaccattgttgtgatgtgctttgtctcctcTGCAGCCATTCATCTCTTATAGATGGGATTATTACTGCGTTCCTAGTAAAAttgcatgcctgaatattggccgaAAGTAAGTCGGGAGTTGTATAACTTTGCACATCCTATAtcaatggctttcttttaaaacctcgtatgtccaaatgctcttccgacccatAACATTCtttaagcctggtcacgcctccaaggcacatgtttatatgcagtccatcagaataattgtcattgtgttcatttacctttgctatagtgtaaaggaaaacgaaccttaaatatattatactgtaggagtgcataaattcgccatacaaacaacatccctacaatacggtatgatacggtccattttcctttacacaacagcattagaaaatgaacacaccgaaaattattctgatggacggCATATAAATATGtaactgagaggcgtgaccagtcttaaggaatataatgggcaggaagagcattgtTCTGTCAACGTCCGGTACTACAGCTAGCTACAACAAGAAAAATCctaaagatgactatcgaaatgaaaATAAGTCGTGAAGGAACGTAATGAAAGGAGGAATATGGACCCCCTTTCAACTGCGTGCCCTAAAACAACAGTCAAAAGAAAAGCACATGTGAAAACCTACTATATCGTAACCCAATACTTGGCCTTCTTTTATACCGGAGGGAAGAGATCAAATGAAGTTaagcaataatacaaaacaatactAAACTGTAAAGGGCTACAGAGAGCAAGGAAGTGAGTACGTCACAACAAgtcgctgacagggagaggcatatccacttatgtgcctcagaaaCTCGAGAACGACATGAGGGGTGGATAAAAACATATTCATGCACGTGCTAAGTAATTATCCCGCCaaaacgggtacatcagctagattTATACTGAATTATGCCCGCTATTCACAAGAAACGAAGAACGTACTCTAACATATCGTTCCACGTGAAGGAAttcttattgaatttggtggcagaaagcattaacattaTAGGGAATAAGGAAACAGGTTATAGACTGCACACTGCAGGGACTTCACTCAAAAAACAAGTCAATATTTCTTAGTTCTTCAGTAAAAAATCGTACCCAGTTGTGTACCATGCAAGAtattaattataatttcgtgtggctatttctagccgagagcagcccttgtaaggcagaccctccgatgagggtgggcgtcatctgtcatgtgtaggtaactgcgtgttattgtggtggaggatagtgttaggtgcgGTGTGGAGTTGCATgacccccgggcctttggaattaaccaatgaaggtcaaaatccccgacccagccgggaatcaaacccgggaacccctgaaccgaaggccagtgcgctgatcattcagccaacgagtcggacaccatgcaagatataagctataatcgataAATCATCTCAAATATCATCCACCACTAGGGCTCTcaccctagtcttttcttcaataatttcaaagatgttggaaatttaccgaacaccttccttggtaaattattccaactcctattcctataaaccagtcattcccaaactgtggtcctcGGACCGCTACCGGGCCGCAAcaataatccaaggggtccgcaataataatgtaagttggaagtatttgaagagtgaaatttgATTGTTGACACAATTCATTGACCAATATACCAAATTTAGGAACTATGCTTTCAGTGTTGTATAACACATACTCATAACTTGGCTGAtagatggtacaagttagcagcggaCAAAGAAGAAATACTAGAAGGCAGTATAACTGATGCCATTGTAAACCACTCTCAATtgtagtatccacactcagaccatattttccgcctctggttgaggAAATCTCGTGGATCTGATATCCATTCTTTGAAACAACATGAACTTCCctccttgaggaagatcaactagccgaggtatcttggcagagagaaagtgaacaataaattgaagtatgacttcggtggagaatcagatggaatGGCGTGTTTAGCTCCACGAAATTCCATGAATGTATCGCAACTCCACGTCTCTCATCGACCTTCGCGGCCATGCAATCCCCTATACCCTACGAATTCTAGAAAGAAAATACtgtgtttaatgcctttcatgacaacatacctgtatGAATGTACTTATtttgctctcacacaaatgaaaacgaagtacagaaacagagctaatgtagaggctgatcttctgGTCGAGTGACTATGCTTGTAAAAGGCTCGGTCTTAGGAAAACAGCACCATCCATCCCATTGATCCAAGAACCACAACAAGTGAAATTTTCAAGTAATTTTCcggactgttgtaattattagtcaAGTGTcatattgttttataatttctctgcaattataaaatatatttatgtaaataaagttaaattaatattttaaagagaGTAAGTATTAGTCCAGTCCGGCTCctcggtgtaggaggcaacgcgtccgcctgtcacccggcggacccgggttagattcccggccgggtcaggggattttaattgtaaatgattaatatttctggcctggggactgggtgtttgtgtcgtccttaacattccttacctcacactcaacactctacacttcagcaattccacttacacgcaggttcctctcatatagtgaaagtagtggcaaaagatcttcataggtcgacgccacgaacaaatataattaaaaaaactAAATTATGCGactaaaatcaaacatggtatcattacaaaattctttttttttttgtttgtttgtttgcttgctgaatgcagtattatgttctatGGATAGGGGGTACTTGGACATGCGTGCGATATACTCAGTGGGCCTCAGAGGCAAATTATTTGGGAAATTCTGCTACAAACAAATGTTTGCAACAATTTGTCCGCGTGAATTACAAAATTACCTTCATATCATGATCTTGCGTACCGTTAAAAtgcccactcaagcttattcgtctacaaatgtcattccacgccatacaTACTTAGACAActcgtaacataccgcttagtcgagtagctcgtctccttactcccaagtcttcccagcccaaagtttgcaacattgccGTAatattacagtttgctttacacagcaccgacatagacaggtcttatggtgacgacggaacaggaaagggctagtatcggaaaggaagtgaccatgattaaggtatagtgtgaaaatgggaacccacggaaaaccaccttcaggactgcgacataagggttcgagtccactatccgtcgaatgcaagctgacagttatttGACCCATCCCAagaagccactcgctcggtgaaataAAAAGGTAGTAAATCTCATTCGAATAACAGGAACTGTGTAATTCTGGTACACTGAGCCTACAAAACATGTTAAATACACGTTGTGAAAATTAAATCTTCTTACTTTAAAGGTTTCAGACACTCAGGTGACAATTTTAACGATATTAGATCACCGAAGTTGCCGTTAGTACGTGCCTAGTTATCACAATAACTAATTTCAGTTTTCTGACACACCGATGGATTTAGGATACAATGGCGGGATACCAATCAAGCGAAATCATATACAGAAAGAATACTATTTATTTTTCAGTCATTTGTAAACTGCATAATAAAtaagagataaataaataaatagttgttgacGGAGGAAGATGAGTGACAAGGAATAGGATGTTTTGTACTAGAAAGAAGGTACAGTGTGAGGTGAAGTTGGACAGTGGAAGATAGGTACTTAGTAAGAATAGACATGGCCAAGGGCGTTGCTGTAGGTCATGTGAGCGACAGCGGGAGCAGCGGAGTAGGCGACGCCGAGGAGACCAGCGCGAGCAACGGGGGCAGCATAGCCGACGGCGGGAGCAGCATAGCCGACAGCGGCGGGAGCGGCGTATCCGTGGTAGGCAGCGTAGGCGGGAGCGGCAACGGCTCCGTAGGCAAGAGCGTCGTTGCTCACGCGGACATCAGACTTGCTGACGCTGGAGTAAGGAGTGTTGATAGACTTGGAGTAGGTGGAGATCTGTCCCAGGTTACCAGGAGTCCTCAGGATGTTTGACTGCTGGGCAGTGATGGCGGGGGTAGCGTAAGAATGGGCATAGGCAGGGGCGGCGTAGCCGTAGGCGGGGGCGGCGTATGCGGGGGCAGCATATGCAGGGGCAGCATAACCGATAGCCGCGGGGGCTCCCAAGTAGCCGGCGTTGGCAACAGCCAATACAGCAGCGAGGATGATAACCTGAAATTAAAGTACATTTGTATTGAGAACTATATCCCAGAATTTGCATCAAATGGTGAGAATACAATACATGCAAGGAAGAAAATACCATCACATTCCTCACTGCAATGCAATCTCCCTTGAAATCTGTACAAGATTTTTATTTTACTGTGTCTTTAAGATAATCTCCTATTTTAGGTTTGGTGAGCGAGTAAAGAAATTGGAGGCATTTCTATCATTCACCCTTGGTGATATTTTCACTCACTGGCTTCCAAAATATAAAGCAATAGCAAATCTTCCACTTAGACATAAACAACTCCAGTACACACCTAACCAAGCTGTGATAATTTAACAGTAATGTCCCTTCAGATACTACAAATCTGTCCTCATCTGTGTCCTTTAACGTACCAAATCCCGATGACACGGAATTGTCGCATTTTATCACGTACAAATACAAACGTCCTCCGGGGAAAGAACCCATTATCCTTGGAAGGGAAGGACTTTGAGTAACTAATTTCTCCACTGAGATCGTCTGGTGGTATATTTTATCATCCCATCCTAGGAGAAATTCAGCTTAGCTTATAGATTCATCCACTTGTCCGATGATACAATTTCATTGCAGATTTTCATCAAGTGAATGAATGCTTTTCCATACATGAATGATAGGAATTCTTCTCAGCGATCTACCTCCACTAGAAGTGTCGGGTAGCTGTAACCGTGAATTGAGAAGATGTAGGCTCAAACGCCACGATCGGCAAGCCTGTAATTAAAATTTCATGGTTTCTCGTTCTCCCACCAGGAAAATACTGAATCTGTGCGATCTCTACCTGCCGTATTCTATCCCTTAGCTCTCCCATCGTTGCGGAAAATCTATCTGGATTACTGCGACTTTAGACAACTAGCTaacaataaattattttttcatgaAATCACGTGTAATATAATTACACGAACAAGTAAATGAAAGTTATGAACCCATTACTAGGGGAACGTTCACTTATAAACTTATCAGTGTTATGGTTTCATCAAAATTACGTaactatttacagtatttatataattattactactactttttCCGTATAGATAATTATTAccctaacagtgtttaaaatgcacaaatacACAAAAGAACCATATGGTATATAGTCAGGCTTGGTTTTCTCACGTTTAAGTTACATTAGACAACGGTATGGTAATTATGATCTCGGCAAAGTACACACATGTGCTATACAGCAGTAAATAACACTTTTACGTGTGTCGCTTTTGACCAGTAGGTCCTCCGGAAAAACGTTTTGTACGCTAAGGAAGAAAAAATCTGGCAACAAATCAATGTGACCATCGGACAAAGAATTGTTTGTAAACTATGGAGAAATCATGAAAATAAATTTGGGGTAACAGCACTGATAAAATGATAATATGATAGTTTTAGTTATTTGAACTTCTACAATGAGAGGCTGCCTAAAGCTGGCAAAGTATCCCAATGCAATATGTATGTTACTATATACCAAAATAGTTACAGGCTTCATGCAATTACTCTTTTTCATAAAATTAACCACAATATTACTGAGAACTACACACGTGATTTCTGGTCATTTATATTAATTCATTGATGGCCAAAATACCTATAGCCTACCGAGAATATACCCTTTTGGAAATGTCAATATGTTGCGTTTTTTAAAATTACTAAACATTTTGAAATtattcctcttgctccgatgaatgTCTCACAACTCTTAGACTGGAAAATACTATATGCTTCTTTGAAGTAATTAGTGGTTAGTTAGTAAATGGCTCGTTTCACTGCGACGAATTCTCCTGGCAGTGTATACGTGTATACGTGTATTAAACCTCAGATGTTGTGATAACTGAACCGATACATCATTTTACGGAGTAGGCCTATGCAAAAACCAACTTCAGTTCTAAGTTGATAAATCAAAGAGAAAAATTGTTTTTGGTTCCCTGGTAACATTTTACGATTTTGAGATACTACCGTATTGGCGATTATTAACCTGAATTTTCAATGTAAGTTATGAAATTTACTTCAGTTACATTCCTGTGTTTGTAACGAGATCATACTGTCTTTGATGCTGGTTACAAGGGAACTGTTCCGAATGGACCAGACACATTTCAATGAAGCAAGGGTAATAATAATTTTGCAGTATAATAATAACAAACGTTGTATGTCCTATTGACTACATTTACGTTTTCTGCagatgccgagttgccggaattttgtcgcgcagaatttattttacgtgacggtgaatctaccgacacgaagctagcGTATTTAAGCGCCTTAAAATTCCAGCGGACCGAACCGGAATCGAAACCCATCAACTTGTATTCGGAACGCAAGCACTCTACCACCCGAGCTATTCAGCCCGGTTACCAAACTAATCCATGCATGGAATATGTTAGGACGAAATGCTGCGTTTTGATCAACAAAAAAGTTTACTATGTGATTTAAGAGAGTCCGAAAAGAAGCTTGTTACTTCCCCAGGAAGGTCCACCATATTATGTATACCCTTGGGAATGTTATGAATGCATGGTATGTAAATTGTCTGTCTAGATAAATGCTGAACGTGATGTGTACGTCTTCTAACGCCAATGTTCTGGTAAATATCTTATCTTCATCTTTTTACTAAACTTCCGTTGATTGAAAGATGAAGTTCGTGTGAGCCTAATTCTCTTCTATTCTCATGATCCTTCAAATTGCTGA is drawn from Anabrus simplex isolate iqAnaSimp1 chromosome 1, ASM4041472v1, whole genome shotgun sequence and contains these coding sequences:
- the LOC136870109 gene encoding cuticle protein 67-like; translation: FQVIILAAVLAVANAGYLGAPAAIGYAAPAYAAPAYAAPAYGYAAPAYAHSYATPAITAQQSNILRTPGNLGQISTYSKSINTPYSSVSKSDVRVSNDALAYGAVAAPAYAAYHGYAAPAAVGYAAPAVGYAAPVARAGLLGVAYSAAPAVAHMTYSNALGHVYSY